The Pelodiscus sinensis isolate JC-2024 unplaced genomic scaffold, ASM4963464v1 ctg59, whole genome shotgun sequence genome includes a window with the following:
- the LOC142823705 gene encoding olfactory receptor 3A1-like yields the protein MAEANWTSVSEFVLLGLSEIEDLQPLIFTGFLVTYLLNLVGNSMLVGLVWTDPQLHSPMYFLISQLSMVDMGLVSIILPQALVHALSQHRAIPFTSCMAQLFLYVVVVNMDGYLLAAMAYDRYVAVCNPLRYAALVTRSLCLKIVATSWAVVIPHALLHAVMAARLHYCGNRLQHFFCDVPPLLHLSCTRPFAYELVVSTEGFLVVGAPFAFILASYAHIGAVVAHLRSAQALRKALSTCSSHLTVVLLTYGSLAWLYFHPDSSTTQRQKQQVTFFHTSVVPTLNPLIYSLRNKDVAAALRRTGRKVLARGT from the coding sequence ATGGCCGAGGCCAACTGGACGTCTGTCTCCGAATTCGTACTCCTGGGATTGTCTGAAATCGAGGACCTGCAGCCGCTGATCTTCACAGGGTTCCTGGTCACCTATCTGCTGAACCTAGTTGGCAACTCCATGCTTGTGGGGCTGGTGTGGACAGACCCACAGCTCCACAGCCCCATGTATTTCCTCATCAGCCAGCTTTCCATGGTGGACATGGGCCTGGTCTCTATcatcctgccccaggccctggtgcacgCCCTGAGCCAGCACCGGGCCATCCCCTTCACCAGCTGCATGGCCCAGCTCTTCCTCTATGTGGTGGTTGTTAACATGGACGGCTACCTGCTGGctgccatggcctacgaccgctatgTGGCCGTCTGCAACCCGCTGCGCTACGCTGCCCTGGTAACGCGGTCCCTGTGCCTCAAGATTGTGGCCACCTCCTGGGCCGTGGTGATCCCGCACGCCCTGCTGCACGCCGTCATGGCCGCCCGGCTTCATTACTGTGGCAACCGCCTGCAGCATTTCTTCTGCGACGTGCcgcccctgctgcacctctcctgcACCCGGCCCTTCGCCTACGAGCTGGTGGTCTCCACTGAGGGTTTCTTGGTGGTGGGAGCCCCTTTTGCCTTCATCCTGGCTTCCTACGCCCACATCGGGGCGGTCGTAGCCCACCTGCGCTCTGCCCAAGCCCTGCGCAAGGCCCTgtccacctgcagctcccacctgacCGTGGTGTTGCTCACGTACGGCAGCCTCGCCTGGCTCTACTTCCACCCAGACTCCAGCACCACCCAGAGACAGAAACAGCAAGTGACCTTCTTCCACACCTCAGTGGTgcccaccctgaaccccctcatctacagcctgaggaacaaggacgtGGCCGCGGCCCTGAGGAGGACAGGGAGGAAGGTCCTGGCTCGGGGCACGTGA